A DNA window from Helianthus annuus cultivar XRQ/B chromosome 15, HanXRQr2.0-SUNRISE, whole genome shotgun sequence contains the following coding sequences:
- the LOC110912837 gene encoding uncharacterized protein LOC110912837, producing MDPVSQEVTPDATLTAPEKRKRGRPRKDPSERRAKKDRSQAARMPPGFVQLTNNAPRVDPINDPTEVMVGQTVTGVVEATFDAGYLLAVRIGNSKITLRGAVFKPGHTAPVTPENDVAPHVEMIKRTEIPFPTELQPKRKRKRRSKEKNMQLVTYVGNGSDPVDTNAPSKTNYGLAPSVGGRGTMVPVILQPANLSNGLSHNQPAPHLRASQGKPVHSVLPLAVYPPNGSTSQPPESQTSSQFTVPPSVSGNENAAFKNAEGGQALKSNDVQDPVVKTESDEPLFVEPLQTRHLVHHFQPPPGLGGVMHVGTGRMTELLQAVQQNIGDDQVPRNSGHPSTSCNETGQPGKM from the exons ATGGACCCGGTGAGCCAAGAAGTGACGCCCGATGCCACACTTACTGCtcctgaaaagcgaaaacgtggcCGCCCACGAAAGGATCCGAGTGAAAGACGGGCCAAAAAAGACCGTTCGCAAGCTGCTCGTATGCCTCCTGGTTTTGTACAGCTGACCAACAATGCTCCTCGAGTTGACCCGATAAATGATCCAACTGAAGTTATGGTTGGGCAGACTGTAACTGGTGTTGTTGAGGCAACTTTTGATGCAGGTTACCTGCTTGCGGTTAGGATCGGTAACTCAAAGATCACACTAAGGGGTGCGGTTTTCAAACCAGGCCACACAGCACCTGTGACACCTGAAAATGATGTAGCACCTCATGTTGAAATGATCAAAAGAACTGAAATTCCATTCCCAACAGAACTCCAACCCAAGCGTAAGCGTAAACgaagatcaaaagaaaaaaatatgCAGCTTGTTACTTATGTCGGGAACGGGTCAGACCCAGTGGATACAAATGCACCCTCAAAAACCAACTACGGGCTAGCCCCCTCAGTCGGTGGGAGAGGGACCATGGTCCCTGTTATTCTTCAACCAGCTAACCTATCAAACGGTTTATCCCACAACCAACCTGCACCTCATTTGCGGGCTTCACAAGGCAAGCCTGTGCACTCAGTTCTGCCATTGGCGGTATACCCACCAAATGGGTCAACAAGTCAACCGCCAGAGTCTCAAACTAGCTCCCAGTTTACGGTTCCACCCTCAGTGTCTGGAAATGAAAATGCTGCTTTTAAAAACGCTGAAGGGGGTCAAGCGCTAAAATCAAATGATGTGCAGGATCCAGTTGTGAAAACAGAATCAGATGAGCCTCTTTTTGTTGAACCACTGCAAACCCGACACTTGGTTCATCATTTCCAGCCTCCACCAGGATTGGGAGGCGTGATGCATGTCGGGACTGGGAGAATGACCGAGCTTTTACAG GCTGTTCAACAAAACATTGGGGATGACCAGGTTCCTAGAAACAGCGGACATCCAAGCACAAGTTGCAACGAAACTGGTCAGCCAGGAAAGATGTAA